From one Syngnathoides biaculeatus isolate LvHL_M chromosome 12, ASM1980259v1, whole genome shotgun sequence genomic stretch:
- the zbtb18 gene encoding zinc finger and BTB domain-containing protein 18 isoform X2, which produces MEFPDHSRHLLQCLSEQRHQGFLCDSTVLVGEAQFRAHRAVLASCSMYFHLFYKDQLDKRDVVHLNSDIVTAPAFSLLLEFMYEGKLRFQDLPVEDVLAAASYLHMYDIVKVCKKRLKRKATATEADSTRREDDGAGSSCSDKADSLSDGSVGRPATADLSDEEDDGKTEVGALWLRAPPAERPGTPAVVVPASPCHGEADVKPTSPAGSPSSSTGSLSQKSQRSVSSRGHRGRVSSDAADCVLDLSVKPTTGVNHHSNYFGGNSPPDSLQSPLAVRVKVERGAASDEDDDLASGDYDMEHSGKVPPGHHGVGGPLSAQRRLGLEAHLSALREASLASELERDEKPPAEDVPAEASSGGVDGALLPYVSNMLAPPHTQIFMCPLCNKVFPSPHILQLHLSSHFREQEGVRAKPAGGDVNVPTCTICSKTFSCMYTLKRHERTHSGEKPYTCATCGKSFQYSHNLSRHAVVHTREKPHACKWCERRFTQSGDLYRHIRKFHCELVNSLSVKSEPLALPNVRDWAIEDSSQELWK; this is translated from the coding sequence ATGGAGTTCCCCGACCACAGCCGACATTTGCTCCAGTGTCTGAGCGAGCAGCGGCACCAGGGCTTCCTGTGCGACTCCACGGTGCTGGTGGGTGAGGCGCAGTTCCGCGCGCACCGCGCCGTCCTGGCGTCGTGCAGCATGTACTTCCACCTCTTCTACAAGGACCAGCTGGACAAGCGCGACGTGGTGCACCTGAACAGCGACATCGTGACGGCGCCGGCGTTCTCGCTGCTGCTGGAGTTCATGTACGAGGGCAAGCTGCGCTTCCAGGACCTGCCCGTGGAAGACGTGCTGGCCGCCGCCTCGTACCTGCACATGTACGACATCGTCAAGGTGTGCAAGAAGCGGCTGAAGCGCAAAGCCACGGCCACCGAGGCGGACAGCACGCGGCGGGAGGACGACGGCGCCGGCTCCAGCTGCTCCGACAAGGCCGACAGCCTCTCGGACGGCTCCGTGGGCCGGCCCGCCACCGCCGACCTGAGCGACGAAGAGGACGACGGCAAGACAGAGGTGGGGGCTCTGTGGCTGAGGGCGCCGCCCGCAGAGAGGCCGGGAACGCCCGCCGTCGTCGTACCCGCCAGCCCGTGCCACGGCGAAGCCGACGTCAAACCCACGTCTCCCGCCGGGAGCCCGTCCAGTTCCACCGGCTCTCTTTCCCAGAAGTCGCAGCGCTCGGTGAGCTCGCGAGGCCACCGCGGCAGGGTGTCCAGCGACGCCGCAGACTGCGTCCTGGACTTGTCAGTCAAGCCCACGACTGGTGTCAACCACCATTCCAACTACTTTGGTGGCAACTCCCCCCCAGATAGCCTCCAGAGCCCCCTGGCCGTGAGGGTGAAGGTGGAGAGGGGCGCGGCGTCGGACGAGGATGACGACCTGGCCAGCGGGGACTACGACATGGAGCACAGCGGCAAAGTGCCGCCGGGGCACCACGGCGTGGGCGGCCCCCTGTCAGCGCAGCGCCGTCTGGGCCTGGAGGCGCACCTCTCGGCTCTGCGCGAGGCCTCGCTGGCGTCCGAGCTGGAGCGGGACGAGAAGCCGCCCGCCGAGGACGTCCCGGCGGAGGCGTCGTCGGGCGGCGTGGACGGCGCCCTGCTGCCGTACGTGTCCAACATGCTAGCGCCGCCCCACACGCAGATCTTCATGTGCCCTCTGTGCAACAAGGTGTTCCCTTCCCCGCACATCCTCCAGCTACACCTGAGCTCGCACTTCCGCGAGCAGGAGGGGGTGCGCGCCAAGCCGGCCGGCGGCGACGTCAACGTGCCCACGTGCACCATCTGCAGCAAGACCTTCTCCTGCATGTACACGCTCAAGCGCCACGAGCGCACGCACTCGGGCGAGAAGCCCTACACGTGCGCCACCTGCGGCAAGAGCTTCCAGTACTCGCACAACCTGAGCCGCCACGCCGTGGTGCACACGCGCGAGAAGCCGCACGCCTGCAAGTGGTGCGAGCGGCGCTTCACGCAGTCGGGAGACCTCTACCGGCACATCCGCAAGTTCCACTGCGAGCTGGTGAACTCGCTGTCGGTCAAGAGCGAGCCGCTGGCCCTGCCCAACGTCAGGGACTGGGCCATCGAGGACAGCTCGCAGGAACTCTGGAAGTAG
- the zbtb18 gene encoding zinc finger and BTB domain-containing protein 18 isoform X1, which translates to MRTAAGYEDSRMEFPDHSRHLLQCLSEQRHQGFLCDSTVLVGEAQFRAHRAVLASCSMYFHLFYKDQLDKRDVVHLNSDIVTAPAFSLLLEFMYEGKLRFQDLPVEDVLAAASYLHMYDIVKVCKKRLKRKATATEADSTRREDDGAGSSCSDKADSLSDGSVGRPATADLSDEEDDGKTEVGALWLRAPPAERPGTPAVVVPASPCHGEADVKPTSPAGSPSSSTGSLSQKSQRSVSSRGHRGRVSSDAADCVLDLSVKPTTGVNHHSNYFGGNSPPDSLQSPLAVRVKVERGAASDEDDDLASGDYDMEHSGKVPPGHHGVGGPLSAQRRLGLEAHLSALREASLASELERDEKPPAEDVPAEASSGGVDGALLPYVSNMLAPPHTQIFMCPLCNKVFPSPHILQLHLSSHFREQEGVRAKPAGGDVNVPTCTICSKTFSCMYTLKRHERTHSGEKPYTCATCGKSFQYSHNLSRHAVVHTREKPHACKWCERRFTQSGDLYRHIRKFHCELVNSLSVKSEPLALPNVRDWAIEDSSQELWK; encoded by the exons ATGCGTACCGCTGCAG GTTATGAGGACAGCAGGATGGAGTTCCCCGACCACAGCCGACATTTGCTCCAGTGTCTGAGCGAGCAGCGGCACCAGGGCTTCCTGTGCGACTCCACGGTGCTGGTGGGTGAGGCGCAGTTCCGCGCGCACCGCGCCGTCCTGGCGTCGTGCAGCATGTACTTCCACCTCTTCTACAAGGACCAGCTGGACAAGCGCGACGTGGTGCACCTGAACAGCGACATCGTGACGGCGCCGGCGTTCTCGCTGCTGCTGGAGTTCATGTACGAGGGCAAGCTGCGCTTCCAGGACCTGCCCGTGGAAGACGTGCTGGCCGCCGCCTCGTACCTGCACATGTACGACATCGTCAAGGTGTGCAAGAAGCGGCTGAAGCGCAAAGCCACGGCCACCGAGGCGGACAGCACGCGGCGGGAGGACGACGGCGCCGGCTCCAGCTGCTCCGACAAGGCCGACAGCCTCTCGGACGGCTCCGTGGGCCGGCCCGCCACCGCCGACCTGAGCGACGAAGAGGACGACGGCAAGACAGAGGTGGGGGCTCTGTGGCTGAGGGCGCCGCCCGCAGAGAGGCCGGGAACGCCCGCCGTCGTCGTACCCGCCAGCCCGTGCCACGGCGAAGCCGACGTCAAACCCACGTCTCCCGCCGGGAGCCCGTCCAGTTCCACCGGCTCTCTTTCCCAGAAGTCGCAGCGCTCGGTGAGCTCGCGAGGCCACCGCGGCAGGGTGTCCAGCGACGCCGCAGACTGCGTCCTGGACTTGTCAGTCAAGCCCACGACTGGTGTCAACCACCATTCCAACTACTTTGGTGGCAACTCCCCCCCAGATAGCCTCCAGAGCCCCCTGGCCGTGAGGGTGAAGGTGGAGAGGGGCGCGGCGTCGGACGAGGATGACGACCTGGCCAGCGGGGACTACGACATGGAGCACAGCGGCAAAGTGCCGCCGGGGCACCACGGCGTGGGCGGCCCCCTGTCAGCGCAGCGCCGTCTGGGCCTGGAGGCGCACCTCTCGGCTCTGCGCGAGGCCTCGCTGGCGTCCGAGCTGGAGCGGGACGAGAAGCCGCCCGCCGAGGACGTCCCGGCGGAGGCGTCGTCGGGCGGCGTGGACGGCGCCCTGCTGCCGTACGTGTCCAACATGCTAGCGCCGCCCCACACGCAGATCTTCATGTGCCCTCTGTGCAACAAGGTGTTCCCTTCCCCGCACATCCTCCAGCTACACCTGAGCTCGCACTTCCGCGAGCAGGAGGGGGTGCGCGCCAAGCCGGCCGGCGGCGACGTCAACGTGCCCACGTGCACCATCTGCAGCAAGACCTTCTCCTGCATGTACACGCTCAAGCGCCACGAGCGCACGCACTCGGGCGAGAAGCCCTACACGTGCGCCACCTGCGGCAAGAGCTTCCAGTACTCGCACAACCTGAGCCGCCACGCCGTGGTGCACACGCGCGAGAAGCCGCACGCCTGCAAGTGGTGCGAGCGGCGCTTCACGCAGTCGGGAGACCTCTACCGGCACATCCGCAAGTTCCACTGCGAGCTGGTGAACTCGCTGTCGGTCAAGAGCGAGCCGCTGGCCCTGCCCAACGTCAGGGACTGGGCCATCGAGGACAGCTCGCAGGAACTCTGGAAGTAG